ACGAGCGGCTTCATCCAGAAAGCCGCGGCGATGGCCTTCGAATGCGGCGAAGAGATCGAAGCGATGCGCCGCACATATCAGGAGCGCCGCGACTTTTTCGTCGGCGGTCTGAACGCCGTTCCCGGCGTGCACTGCGAGCTGCCCGAGGGGGCTTTTTATGCCTGGACGAAATTCGATCTCCCCGGCATGGATTCGAACCAGGGCGGCGAGTATATCCTGAACAACGCCAAGGTGGTGGGCGTGCCCGGCGTTTCTTATGGAGAAGAAAAGGGTTGCTGGATGCGTTTTTCCTTTGCGACCGACGACGCGCAGCTGCGCCGTGCCGTGGAAAACATCGCGAGAATGATGAAAGGGCTGAAAAAATAACATGAGCGCTATTGGCTGTCGGATTCGTACCGATTTTCCCCGTCCGCCCCGTGAACTGGTGGAACTGTTTCGCGGCGTTCCGGTGGCGAACATCGACGATTGCATGAACCGCATGGCCGCCATCGACGCGGCGATCCGTCCGCTGAACGCGGCGCCGCTGCTGGGCACGGCTTTTACGGTCAAGGTCGCCGAAGGCGACAACCTGATGTTCCACAAGGCCATGGACATGGCCCAGCCCGGTGACGTGTTCATGATCGACGCCGGCGGCTGCACGGAACGCTCGATTTTCGGCGAGCTGATGCTGACGTACTGCAAAGTCCGCGGCGTGGCCGGCGTGGTCGTGGACGGCGCGGTGCGCGACGCCGGCGCCATCGCCGGGATGGATCTGCCCGTTTACGCGCGCGGCGTTACGCCCAACGGGCCGTACAAGAACGGCCCCGGCGAGATCAACTATCCCATTTCCCTGGGCGGCGTGATCGTCAACCCCGGCGATATCGTGGTGGGCGACGCCGACAGCGTGCTGGTGATCCGCCCCGGCGAGGCCGGGGATCTCGCCAAAGCCGCCCGTGCGGTGGTCGAGAAGGAAGCGTCGATCATGGCGGGCATTCTCAAGGGCGAATACCCGCGTCCCTGGGTGGACGCCAAGCTCAGGGAGCTGGGCTGCGCGGTCGAATAACTCTTTGCCGTAAAAAGAAATCGTCGCATCCGGATGAACGAAACGGTTTTATCGCAGATTGCAGAAGGAGGGTTACTATGAGCTTTTGGTCCAAGATGTCCATGTCACGCAAGATCGTCGTCATGATGTGCGTCGGTATCGCCGCCGGCGTTTACTGGGGACCTGCCGTGACGGCGGTCAAGCCCGTCGGCGACCTGTTCCTGCGCCTGCTCAAGATGCTGATCGTGCCGCTGGTGTTCTTCACCCTGGTCGCCGGCGTGACCAGCATGGAGAGCCCCGACAGCCTGAAAAAGATCGGCGGTTTCATCGTCGCCTTTTACCTTTTGTCCTCTCTCGTCTTTGCCGCCGTGGGCACCGCCGTGGCGCTTGCGCTGCGCCCCGGCAGGGGAGCGGAGGGCGTGCTCGGTTCCGTGGTCAAGGAAGTGACGGTCGGCACGTATTCGGCGATCGACACGATCCTCAACTGGATCCCCGAGAATCCCGTGGCGTCTATGGCCAACATGAACATGATCCAGGTGATTTTCTTCGCGCTGATCACGGGCGTGGCGCTGCTGCACCTGAAAGACAGGGTCCCCGTGGCGATCGCCTTCTTCCGCAACATGGCCGACGTGATGATCAAGATCACCGAATTCGTCATGGGCTTCGCCCCCTACGGCATCGGCGCGCTGGTCGCCTGCGTGGCGGGCACGATCGGCGGCAAGATGATGACGGCGATCGCCAAGTTCTTCGTCGCCGATTACGCGGCGGTCCTGGTGGGCATGTTCGTCGTCTATCCGCTGGCGCTGAAGATCTGGAACGTCCCCGCTTTGCGTTTCTTCAAGCACGTGGCTCCGGCCATGCTCGTGGCCGCCACGACGACCTCCAGCGCCGCGACGCTGCCGATGGAGATGAACATCGCCGAGGAAAAACTCGGGCTCGACGAAAGCGTTTACGGATTTTCGCTGCCGCTGGGCAACACGATGAACATGAACGGCATGGCCGCCGCTTTCGGCGTGATCGCCGTCTTCGCCTTCGACATCTTCGGCGTGGAGATCACGCCGCTCCGTCTCGTGCAGACCGTTCTGCTGGGGCTCATGCTGGCGGTCGGCGCCGCCGGCGTCAAGGGCGCGGGGATCGTCATGTCCGCCGTGTTCTTCGAGTCGCTGGGGCTGCCGCTTGGCCTCGTTCCCATCCTGGCGGCGATCTGGCCCGTGATCGACATTCCCCATACGACCGGCAACGTCACCGGCGACATGGTCGGCACGATGGCGGCCTGTGCCAAATTCGGCAAGGTGGACTGGAACGTTTTCAACGCCGACACGTAAAAAACGCCCGGCCGCGCCTTTAGATCTCCGAAAATT
The window above is part of the Pyramidobacter piscolens W5455 genome. Proteins encoded here:
- a CDS encoding RraA family protein, which codes for MSAIGCRIRTDFPRPPRELVELFRGVPVANIDDCMNRMAAIDAAIRPLNAAPLLGTAFTVKVAEGDNLMFHKAMDMAQPGDVFMIDAGGCTERSIFGELMLTYCKVRGVAGVVVDGAVRDAGAIAGMDLPVYARGVTPNGPYKNGPGEINYPISLGGVIVNPGDIVVGDADSVLVIRPGEAGDLAKAARAVVEKEASIMAGILKGEYPRPWVDAKLRELGCAVE
- a CDS encoding dicarboxylate/amino acid:cation symporter, whose translation is MSFWSKMSMSRKIVVMMCVGIAAGVYWGPAVTAVKPVGDLFLRLLKMLIVPLVFFTLVAGVTSMESPDSLKKIGGFIVAFYLLSSLVFAAVGTAVALALRPGRGAEGVLGSVVKEVTVGTYSAIDTILNWIPENPVASMANMNMIQVIFFALITGVALLHLKDRVPVAIAFFRNMADVMIKITEFVMGFAPYGIGALVACVAGTIGGKMMTAIAKFFVADYAAVLVGMFVVYPLALKIWNVPALRFFKHVAPAMLVAATTTSSAATLPMEMNIAEEKLGLDESVYGFSLPLGNTMNMNGMAAAFGVIAVFAFDIFGVEITPLRLVQTVLLGLMLAVGAAGVKGAGIVMSAVFFESLGLPLGLVPILAAIWPVIDIPHTTGNVTGDMVGTMAACAKFGKVDWNVFNADT